From a region of the Agromyces ramosus genome:
- a CDS encoding RidA family protein — translation MEITHLNPSSLFSSPAFSQGVLVRGPGSMLYVGGQNGVDASGEIVPGGFGAQTEQALANVLAVLAEAGADQSNVVRLAIYMVEGESVDEGYAASGRVWGPHPTAITVLKVADLGRPEALVEIEAIAAIE, via the coding sequence ATGGAGATCACACACCTCAATCCCAGCAGCCTGTTCTCGAGCCCTGCCTTCAGCCAGGGCGTCCTCGTTCGCGGCCCGGGCAGCATGTTGTACGTCGGCGGTCAGAACGGGGTGGATGCCTCGGGCGAGATCGTCCCCGGCGGCTTCGGCGCCCAGACCGAGCAGGCGCTCGCCAATGTGCTCGCCGTGCTCGCCGAGGCGGGGGCCGACCAGTCGAACGTGGTGCGACTCGCCATCTACATGGTCGAGGGCGAGTCGGTCGACGAGGGGTACGCGGCATCCGGCCGGGTCTGGGGGCCGCACCCCACCGCCATCACGGTGCTCAAGGTCGCCGACCTGGGGCGACCGGAAGCCCTCGTCGAGATCGAGGCGATCGCCGCCATCGAATGA
- the rplL gene encoding 50S ribosomal protein L7/L12 — MAKLSTEELLEQFKGLTLIELSEFVKAFEETFEVTAAAPVAVAGPAAAGGAAAEEVEEQTAFDVVLEAAGEKKIQVIKVVRELTSLGLGEAKAVVDGAPKAVLEGATKEAADKAKAALEEAGATVTLK; from the coding sequence ATGGCGAAGCTGTCAACTGAAGAGCTGCTCGAGCAGTTCAAGGGCCTGACCCTCATCGAGCTCTCGGAGTTCGTCAAGGCGTTCGAGGAGACCTTCGAGGTCACCGCGGCCGCTCCGGTCGCCGTTGCCGGCCCGGCTGCTGCCGGCGGCGCTGCTGCTGAAGAGGTCGAAGAGCAGACGGCGTTCGACGTCGTGCTCGAGGCCGCTGGCGAGAAGAAGATCCAGGTCATCAAGGTCGTCCGCGAGCTCACCTCGCTCGGCCTCGGCGAGGCCAAGGCCGTCGTCGACGGTGCACCCAAGGCCGTGCTCGAGGGCGCGACCAAGGAAGCCGCTGACAAGGCGAAGGCTGCTCTCGAAGAAGCCGGCGCGACCGTCACCCTCAAGTAA
- a CDS encoding Xaa-Pro dipeptidyl-peptidase, with amino-acid sequence MRSAIPDARGRRWSRATAIALATMLAGGVVATASPAHAAPEPAEPTFVDGLSQAVFTRVATEWINEEAWVESEVDSDRDGRPDLVHIDVTRVPETAGGLKVPVLMEMSPYYAGGTQVTNWPVDHEIGDPPTEKPGWPAYTPTNRTSPRISGSLENTWVPRGFAVVHAEGLGSGWSEGCPTSGGENESLAGKAVVDWLNGRATAYTAPDRATTVSADWTTGNVGMIGTSYNGTLPIGVASTGVEGLEAIVPVSAISSWYNYYRANGAVRAPGGYQGEDLDVLADYVYTRFDQEICQPVIDELRANQDRVTGDASPFWEERNYLANADSIEAATLVAHGLNDWNVMTKNASDLYEALKARDVPHQIYLHQGGHGGNPNDTLLNRWFTRYLYEVENGVEERPKAYVVREDRTLTEYAEWPDPAVEQVKLKFAPAATPDGVGALAVSRDGSRATENLIDDASQRASVLAAAESSPNRLAYRTAVLGAPLRLSGTPSVSLEVSVDRAKANLTALLVEYPATGSPKIITRGWTDVENRGSAFVTEPVVPGESYAFDFEFEPKDYVFAAGSRIGVVVMSSDFEYTVRPAPGTELTLRPSASTVHLPLVGGMEALQQSLKAAKK; translated from the coding sequence ATGAGATCAGCGATCCCAGATGCCCGAGGCCGACGCTGGAGTCGTGCCACGGCCATCGCACTGGCCACCATGCTCGCGGGAGGCGTCGTCGCGACGGCGAGCCCGGCGCACGCTGCGCCGGAGCCCGCAGAACCGACCTTCGTCGACGGCCTGTCGCAGGCCGTCTTCACGCGGGTGGCGACCGAGTGGATCAACGAGGAGGCATGGGTCGAGAGCGAGGTGGACTCCGACCGCGACGGTCGGCCCGACCTCGTGCACATCGATGTGACCCGGGTCCCCGAGACCGCCGGCGGCCTGAAGGTGCCGGTGCTCATGGAGATGAGCCCCTACTACGCGGGCGGCACACAGGTCACCAACTGGCCGGTCGACCACGAGATCGGCGACCCGCCCACCGAGAAGCCGGGGTGGCCGGCGTACACCCCGACGAACCGCACCAGCCCGCGCATCTCGGGCTCGCTCGAGAACACCTGGGTTCCCCGCGGCTTCGCCGTCGTGCACGCGGAGGGCCTCGGCAGCGGATGGTCGGAAGGCTGCCCCACCTCCGGTGGTGAGAACGAGTCGCTCGCCGGCAAGGCCGTCGTCGACTGGCTGAACGGCCGCGCGACGGCGTACACCGCCCCAGATCGCGCCACCACGGTGTCCGCGGACTGGACGACGGGCAACGTCGGCATGATCGGCACGTCGTACAACGGCACGCTGCCCATCGGCGTGGCCAGCACCGGCGTCGAGGGCCTCGAGGCGATCGTGCCCGTCTCGGCCATCTCGAGCTGGTACAACTACTACCGCGCGAACGGCGCGGTGCGGGCGCCCGGCGGATACCAGGGCGAAGACCTCGACGTGCTCGCCGACTACGTCTACACCCGGTTCGACCAGGAGATCTGCCAGCCGGTCATCGACGAGCTCCGGGCGAACCAGGATCGCGTGACCGGCGACGCCAGCCCGTTCTGGGAGGAGCGCAACTACCTCGCGAATGCCGACAGCATCGAGGCCGCGACGCTCGTCGCACACGGCCTGAACGACTGGAACGTCATGACGAAGAACGCGTCCGACCTGTACGAGGCGCTCAAGGCGCGCGACGTGCCGCACCAGATCTACCTGCACCAGGGCGGCCACGGCGGCAACCCGAACGACACGCTGCTCAACCGTTGGTTCACGCGCTACCTCTACGAGGTGGAGAACGGGGTGGAGGAGCGGCCCAAGGCGTACGTCGTCCGCGAGGACCGCACGCTCACCGAGTACGCCGAGTGGCCCGACCCGGCCGTGGAGCAGGTCAAGCTCAAGTTCGCACCGGCGGCGACGCCCGACGGCGTGGGTGCCCTCGCGGTCTCCCGCGACGGCTCACGTGCGACCGAGAACCTCATCGACGACGCGAGCCAGCGGGCATCCGTGCTCGCCGCGGCGGAGTCCTCGCCGAACCGCCTCGCGTACCGCACGGCCGTGCTCGGCGCGCCGCTGCGGCTCTCGGGCACGCCCTCGGTGTCGCTCGAGGTCTCGGTCGACCGCGCGAAGGCCAACCTGACGGCGCTCCTCGTCGAGTACCCCGCGACGGGGTCGCCGAAGATCATCACCCGCGGCTGGACGGACGTCGAGAACCGTGGTTCGGCATTCGTCACCGAGCCCGTCGTGCCAGGCGAGTCGTACGCCTTCGACTTCGAGTTCGAGCCGAAGGACTACGTGTTCGCCGCCGGCTCGCGCATCGGCGTGGTCGTCATGTCGTCCGACTTCGAGTACACCGTGCGTCCGGCTCCCGGCACCGAGCTGACGCTCCGCCCGTCGGCGTCGACCGTGCACCTCCCGCTCGTGGGCGGCATGGAGGCACTGCAGCAGTCGCTCAAGGCAGCGAAGAAGTGA
- a CDS encoding MarR family winged helix-turn-helix transcriptional regulator → MTAAAATITRTASDEEIASVEEQLRMLFVRVRAVWKEAAAAVHPELQPVGYKILSAVVRRGRMHAGALAELLELDKSVVSRTVKHLEALGLAESVVDPDDGRARFVVATPVAVESIEEKGSRMHQQLYSQLRQWPGDDVEQLAALLERLTTEVVAPGTAGDPTS, encoded by the coding sequence ATGACCGCCGCCGCAGCGACCATCACGCGCACCGCCTCCGACGAGGAGATCGCCTCGGTCGAGGAGCAGCTCCGGATGCTCTTCGTCCGGGTGCGGGCGGTGTGGAAGGAGGCTGCGGCGGCCGTGCATCCCGAGCTGCAGCCCGTCGGCTACAAGATCCTCTCGGCCGTCGTGCGGCGCGGCCGCATGCACGCGGGCGCCCTCGCCGAGCTCCTCGAGTTGGACAAGAGTGTCGTCAGCCGCACCGTGAAGCACCTCGAGGCCCTCGGTCTGGCCGAGAGCGTCGTCGACCCCGACGACGGGCGCGCTCGATTCGTCGTCGCGACGCCCGTCGCGGTCGAGAGCATCGAGGAGAAGGGCTCACGGATGCACCAGCAGCTCTATTCGCAGCTGCGCCAGTGGCCCGGCGACGACGTCGAACAGCTCGCAGCGCTCCTCGAACGCCTCACCACCGAGGTCGTGGCGCCGGGCACGGCCGGCGATCCCACGAGCTGA
- a CDS encoding DUF4185 domain-containing protein, whose amino-acid sequence MLRRTIPRRRRLGLIAAAGAIALAASAAPLTATAAAGCARVAASVNEELRDRFGTYGDTAGRWTGADSAYSVPLPDGSIAWIYSDTFLGEVDANHGRPLDSPFVHNSIIVDDAGELTTHTGGTAEAPESLVKVAGADEARDWYWFGDATVHGDELQVMLVEFVKTGDTMWDFAFAGNGVATFDAATLELRSVVDLATDGVNWGSAIYEDAEAGYTYVYGVEDLQSQKFAHLARVAGGDLAGGTWEYLGESGWSTDPTASKRILEGVSNEFSVSHFQGRYTLVTGDATEILSSAVVMYRSDSLEGPFTGKTELYRTPETSGNVFTYNAKAHPELGDGHTLLVTYNVNSFDTNDLYVEVDNYRPRYVDVDVKVANGRCS is encoded by the coding sequence ATGCTTCGACGAACCATCCCCCGACGGCGGAGGTTGGGGCTCATCGCCGCGGCCGGCGCGATCGCCCTCGCCGCGAGCGCGGCGCCGCTCACCGCGACGGCGGCCGCGGGCTGCGCACGAGTGGCGGCATCCGTCAACGAGGAGTTGCGCGATCGCTTCGGCACGTACGGCGACACCGCCGGCCGCTGGACCGGCGCCGACTCGGCCTACAGCGTGCCGCTGCCCGACGGCAGCATCGCGTGGATCTACTCCGACACGTTCCTCGGCGAGGTCGACGCGAACCATGGGCGGCCGCTCGACTCGCCCTTCGTGCACAACTCGATCATCGTCGACGACGCCGGCGAGCTGACGACCCACACGGGCGGCACCGCCGAGGCTCCCGAATCGCTCGTCAAGGTGGCCGGCGCCGACGAGGCCCGCGACTGGTACTGGTTCGGTGACGCCACCGTGCACGGCGATGAGCTGCAGGTGATGCTCGTGGAGTTCGTGAAGACGGGCGACACCATGTGGGACTTCGCATTCGCCGGCAACGGCGTCGCCACGTTCGACGCCGCCACGCTCGAGTTGCGATCGGTCGTCGACCTCGCCACCGACGGCGTCAACTGGGGTTCCGCCATCTACGAAGACGCGGAGGCCGGCTACACCTACGTCTACGGCGTCGAGGACCTCCAGTCGCAGAAGTTCGCGCATCTCGCACGCGTGGCGGGCGGCGACCTCGCCGGCGGCACCTGGGAGTACCTCGGCGAGAGCGGATGGTCGACCGACCCGACGGCCTCGAAGCGCATCCTCGAGGGCGTGTCGAACGAGTTCAGCGTGAGCCACTTCCAAGGCAGGTACACCCTCGTCACCGGCGATGCCACCGAGATCCTGAGTTCCGCGGTCGTCATGTACCGCAGCGACAGCCTCGAGGGGCCCTTCACCGGTAAGACCGAGCTCTACCGCACGCCCGAGACATCGGGCAACGTGTTCACGTACAACGCGAAGGCGCACCCCGAACTCGGCGACGGGCACACGCTGCTCGTGACGTACAACGTGAACAGCTTCGACACGAACGACCTCTACGTGGAGGTCGACAACTACCGGCCGCGGTACGTCGACGTCGACGTGAAGGTCGCGAACGGCCGGTGCTCCTGA
- a CDS encoding MDR family MFS transporter has translation MAVDQRTRAPKKKSPAGAPPAGASPALSDNGMTHRAVLTALSGLLLGMFVSMLASTVVGSSLPVIISDLGGDQSAFTWVVTATLLATTVSTPIWGKLADLFNRKLLLQVALVIFVVASAIAGFSQDAGTLITMRVFQGLGAGGLAALSQIVMADIISPRERGRYAGLFGAVMAVATVGGPLLGGVITDTLGWRWNFFVGLPIAIVALVLLQRTLHLPKRPKTKVSIDYLGIVLISVGVSLLLLWVTFAGNDFEWISATSLIMVSSAALLLIIAVVVELRVQEPVIPLGLFKNRTFTLSVIASISVGVAMFGTAVFLSQYMQLARGATPTESGLLTIPMMAGVLISSTVIGALVSRRGKWKGFMVTGGVLLIIGSVLLSRLHYDTDFWYVGVSMFVLGAGVGMLMQNLVLVVQNTTEVKNLGVATSAVTFFRSLGGTIGVAVMGSILGTVVAEDIKSGVSGLPPEQQLEAAKTLGGGAIPQIGQLPDFLRVIVESAYGTGVGTVFLAAVPLAIVTLIAVIFLPNIGLGTQNAIQRARAEGPATDVAGERAGDATGDAARTQREVEDAEDAAIDAAAASVGLSPVGLVHPDGSGDDGSSANRGAGSRAE, from the coding sequence ATGGCTGTCGACCAGCGCACTCGCGCCCCGAAGAAGAAGTCCCCCGCCGGGGCACCACCCGCCGGGGCATCCCCCGCGCTCTCCGACAACGGCATGACCCACCGCGCGGTGCTCACTGCGCTCTCCGGCCTGCTGCTCGGCATGTTCGTGTCGATGCTCGCATCGACCGTCGTCGGCAGCTCGCTGCCCGTCATCATCTCCGACCTCGGCGGCGACCAGTCGGCCTTCACCTGGGTCGTCACGGCGACGCTGCTCGCGACCACCGTGTCGACCCCGATCTGGGGCAAGCTCGCCGACCTCTTCAACCGCAAGCTGCTGCTGCAGGTCGCGCTCGTCATCTTCGTGGTCGCCTCCGCGATCGCCGGGTTCTCGCAGGACGCGGGCACCCTCATCACGATGCGCGTGTTCCAGGGCCTCGGCGCCGGCGGCCTCGCCGCCCTCAGCCAGATCGTCATGGCCGACATCATCAGCCCCCGCGAGCGCGGCAGGTACGCCGGCCTGTTCGGCGCCGTCATGGCCGTCGCGACCGTCGGCGGCCCCCTCCTCGGCGGCGTGATCACCGACACCCTCGGCTGGCGCTGGAACTTCTTCGTCGGCCTGCCGATCGCGATCGTCGCGCTCGTGCTCCTCCAGCGCACCCTGCACCTGCCCAAGCGCCCGAAGACGAAGGTCTCGATCGACTACCTCGGCATCGTGCTCATCTCGGTCGGAGTCTCGCTGCTCCTGCTGTGGGTCACCTTCGCGGGCAACGACTTCGAGTGGATCTCCGCAACGAGCCTCATCATGGTCAGTTCCGCGGCACTCCTCCTCATCATCGCCGTCGTCGTCGAGCTCAGGGTGCAGGAGCCGGTCATCCCGCTCGGCCTCTTCAAGAACCGCACGTTCACCCTCTCGGTGATCGCCTCGATCTCGGTCGGCGTGGCCATGTTCGGCACCGCGGTCTTCCTCAGCCAGTACATGCAGCTGGCGCGCGGGGCGACCCCCACCGAGTCGGGCCTGCTCACCATCCCGATGATGGCCGGCGTGCTCATCTCCTCCACCGTCATCGGCGCGCTCGTGAGCCGTCGCGGCAAGTGGAAGGGCTTCATGGTGACCGGCGGCGTGCTCCTGATCATCGGCAGCGTCCTCCTGTCACGCCTCCACTACGACACCGATTTCTGGTACGTCGGCGTCTCGATGTTCGTGCTCGGCGCGGGGGTCGGCATGCTCATGCAGAACCTCGTGCTCGTCGTGCAGAACACGACCGAGGTGAAGAACCTGGGCGTCGCCACGAGCGCCGTCACGTTCTTCCGCAGTCTCGGCGGCACGATCGGCGTCGCGGTGATGGGCTCGATCCTCGGCACGGTCGTCGCCGAAGACATCAAGAGCGGCGTCAGCGGCCTCCCACCCGAGCAGCAGCTCGAGGCGGCGAAGACGCTTGGTGGCGGCGCCATCCCGCAGATCGGCCAGCTGCCCGACTTCCTCCGCGTCATCGTCGAGTCGGCGTACGGCACGGGCGTCGGCACCGTCTTCCTCGCCGCGGTTCCGCTCGCGATCGTCACGCTCATCGCGGTGATCTTCCTGCCGAACATCGGCCTCGGCACCCAGAACGCCATCCAGCGGGCTCGCGCAGAGGGCCCGGCAACGGATGTCGCGGGCGAACGCGCCGGCGATGCGACCGGCGATGCGGCGCGCACCCAGCGCGAGGTCGAAGACGCCGAGGACGCCGCGATCGATGCGGCGGCGGCATCCGTGGGACTCTCGCCGGTCGGTCTCGTGCACCCCGACGGCTCCGGCGACGATGGCTCGTCCGCGAATCGCGGCGCCGGGTCGCGCGCCGAATAG
- a CDS encoding ROK family protein, whose product MVELAIDLGGTAVKIGVFASDRGVETAEFPVDGGFHLDRVAEAADALLAGRRPQGVAIAVPGIVDRAGRGLLAAHGKYAALRDVDLSEWSHSTFGVGAAVENDARAALLGELASGSATGERDAVLITLGTGIGTAAVIDGHVLRGAHGHAGVLSGHVTVDLDGSRCPCGNLGCAEALASTWALDRDLRGDGSDGHRVAVGPELQRRVATASPLGIRDLIETRQEPESAAMLDRYLRIWGAVIVTQCHAFDPSVVVVTGGVLRARDVVLPALAEYVHEHLWSSSFRPRFVTPDEPELSVLRGLAAIALDPETTRDANDA is encoded by the coding sequence ATGGTCGAACTCGCGATCGATCTGGGCGGCACTGCCGTCAAGATCGGCGTCTTCGCGTCCGACCGCGGCGTCGAGACGGCGGAGTTCCCCGTCGACGGCGGTTTCCACCTCGACCGGGTCGCCGAGGCAGCTGACGCGCTGCTCGCCGGGCGACGTCCGCAGGGGGTCGCGATCGCGGTGCCCGGCATCGTCGACCGCGCCGGCCGGGGCCTCCTCGCCGCGCACGGCAAGTACGCAGCGCTGCGCGACGTCGACCTGTCCGAGTGGTCGCACTCCACGTTCGGCGTCGGGGCGGCCGTCGAGAACGACGCCCGCGCCGCGCTGCTGGGCGAGCTCGCGTCGGGCAGCGCCACGGGTGAGCGCGACGCCGTGCTCATCACGCTCGGCACCGGCATCGGCACCGCCGCCGTCATCGACGGCCACGTGCTCCGAGGAGCGCACGGCCACGCCGGCGTGCTGTCGGGGCACGTCACGGTCGACCTCGACGGCTCGCGGTGCCCGTGCGGCAACCTCGGCTGCGCCGAGGCGCTCGCGAGCACCTGGGCACTCGATCGCGACCTGCGCGGCGACGGCAGCGACGGCCACCGCGTGGCCGTCGGCCCCGAGTTGCAGCGACGGGTCGCCACGGCGAGCCCACTCGGCATCCGCGACCTCATCGAGACCCGGCAGGAGCCGGAGTCGGCGGCGATGCTCGATCGCTACCTCCGCATCTGGGGCGCCGTGATCGTCACCCAGTGCCACGCGTTCGACCCGTCGGTGGTCGTCGTCACCGGTGGGGTCCTGCGTGCACGCGACGTCGTGCTGCCGGCGCTGGCCGAGTACGTGCACGAGCACCTCTGGTCCTCCTCCTTCCGGCCACGATTCGTGACGCCCGACGAGCCCGAGCTCTCAGTGCTCCGCGGCCTCGCGGCCATCGCCCTCGACCCCGAAACGACAAGGGATGCCAATGACGCATGA
- the rplJ gene encoding 50S ribosomal protein L10 produces the protein MANKEASVAELTNLFESSTAVLLTEYRGLTVAQLKTLRKSISEDASYAVVKNTLTKIAANKAGISSFDDELAGPSAIAFVHGDPVAVAKALRDFAKANPLLVVKGGYFDGKPLTAEEVGKLADLESREVLLAKLAGAFKASLFGAAYLFNAPLSKAVRTVDALREKQESAA, from the coding sequence ATGGCGAACAAGGAAGCCTCGGTTGCCGAACTCACGAACCTGTTCGAGAGCTCGACCGCCGTTCTGCTGACCGAATACCGCGGCCTCACTGTTGCCCAGCTCAAGACGCTGCGCAAGTCCATCAGTGAGGACGCGAGCTACGCCGTGGTGAAGAACACGCTGACCAAGATCGCAGCGAACAAGGCCGGAATCTCGTCGTTCGACGACGAGCTCGCCGGTCCTTCCGCGATCGCATTCGTGCACGGCGACCCGGTCGCCGTCGCGAAGGCCCTGCGTGACTTCGCCAAGGCGAACCCCCTCCTCGTGGTCAAGGGCGGCTATTTCGATGGCAAGCCCCTGACCGCTGAAGAGGTAGGCAAGCTCGCCGACCTCGAGTCCCGCGAAGTGCTGCTGGCGAAGCTCGCCGGCGCATTCAAGGCCTCGCTGTTCGGAGCCGCATATCTGTTCAACGCACCGCTGTCGAAGGCCGTTCGCACGGTCGACGCGCTGCGTGAGAAGCAGGAGTCCGCTGCGTAG
- a CDS encoding LacI family DNA-binding transcriptional regulator, which translates to MSEVSQGGRQPTIREVAAHAGVSPMTVSRTLAGGVNVRPDVQQRVLAAVRELGYHRNENARSLRPGQASGLIGVAITNLGNPYYGNFALGVEEVAAEYGRRIVLGNTGEDPARERQLIADFIGRQVEGLVLVPSGGASDHLQPERLGDIPIVLASRRVYGLDVDAVLLDDVGGAYRGTRALLDAGHTRIGFLGNVRSVFTGQRRYEGFARALAERGIEPDPDLVQREQQDVESARDAMRRLLDLDDAPTAVFSSNNRNTVGALKEIGRRLKAGADVSELPAIVSFDNFELAELMPVPVAVIDHDARQLGREAARLLLSRLGGVDRRGPARLVEMPVTLAPSSTD; encoded by the coding sequence ATGTCCGAGGTGAGCCAGGGCGGCCGGCAGCCGACGATCAGGGAGGTCGCCGCGCATGCCGGGGTGAGCCCCATGACGGTCTCCCGCACGCTCGCGGGCGGCGTGAACGTCCGCCCCGACGTGCAGCAGCGGGTGCTCGCCGCGGTGCGCGAGCTCGGCTATCACCGCAACGAGAACGCGCGTAGCCTCCGCCCCGGCCAGGCGAGCGGCCTGATCGGCGTGGCCATCACGAACCTCGGCAACCCCTACTACGGCAACTTCGCCCTGGGGGTCGAGGAGGTCGCCGCCGAGTACGGGCGGCGAATCGTGCTCGGCAACACCGGCGAGGACCCGGCGCGGGAGCGCCAGCTCATCGCGGACTTCATCGGGCGCCAGGTCGAGGGCCTCGTGCTCGTGCCGTCGGGCGGGGCATCCGATCACCTCCAGCCCGAGCGCCTGGGCGACATCCCGATCGTGCTGGCGTCGCGGCGGGTCTACGGCCTCGACGTCGATGCGGTGCTGCTCGACGATGTGGGCGGCGCCTATCGGGGCACGCGGGCCCTCCTCGACGCGGGCCACACCCGCATCGGCTTCCTCGGAAACGTGCGCTCGGTCTTCACCGGCCAGCGGCGGTACGAGGGCTTCGCGCGAGCACTCGCCGAGCGCGGCATCGAGCCCGACCCCGACCTCGTGCAGCGTGAGCAGCAGGATGTCGAGTCCGCGCGAGACGCGATGCGGCGGCTGCTCGACCTCGACGACGCGCCCACCGCGGTCTTCAGCTCCAACAACCGCAACACGGTCGGCGCACTGAAGGAGATCGGGCGTCGCCTCAAGGCGGGGGCGGATGTCTCGGAGCTGCCGGCGATCGTCAGCTTCGACAACTTCGAGCTCGCCGAGCTGATGCCGGTGCCCGTCGCGGTCATCGACCACGACGCGCGCCAGCTCGGACGTGAGGCTGCGCGCCTGCTGCTCTCGCGGCTCGGCGGCGTCGATCGGCGCGGACCCGCGCGGCTCGTCGAGATGCCGGTGACGCTCGCCCCCTCGTCGACCGACTGA
- a CDS encoding class I mannose-6-phosphate isomerase, which produces MTHDDHPADLSLEEYMAGGRSSYVKLPTIALPDGAEVIVGDAAWHRALELAEARSGERPLLVAVDVYPGGDVAAIVRRIGDALPGVDVIDLEDAAALPTAQLDALIGRNLTDDRVFGVMSHFTVDEFYDPELVAALRGRLAVRTTPTIVVGWGADAAVERGADALVLVDLARWEIQQRQRAGATNWRADNGGEDALRKYKRGFFVEWRAADRHKRTLFDRVDLLVDGNASLGSAGAVEGDAFRGALAAASAAPFRVVPFFDPGVWGGQWMKSTLDLDPSASNYAWCFDCVPEENSLLLEAGGRVVEIPALDLVLMHPRALLGEKTFARFGAEFPIRFDFLDTMGGGNLSLQVHPLTDYIHDTFGMSYTQDESYYLLDAADDAVVYLGVKTGVDPDEMVGALRAATDGEHPFDAERYVNVFPAKKHDHFAIPAGTVHCSGADSMVLEISATPFIFTFKLWDWGRVGLDGVPRPVHLDHGERNIQWERDTEWVERNLVGQVEELRREPGLVEERTGLHELEFIEVRRHWFHDEAAHDTDGTVNVLNLVEGDEVEVVSPTGAFEPYLVHYAETFIVPAAVGPYVVRRTARSRSERFGTVKAYVRGTGTTDN; this is translated from the coding sequence ATGACGCATGACGACCACCCCGCCGACCTCAGCCTCGAGGAGTACATGGCGGGCGGCCGCAGCAGCTACGTGAAGCTGCCGACGATCGCGCTGCCCGACGGCGCCGAGGTCATCGTCGGCGACGCCGCGTGGCACCGTGCGCTCGAGCTGGCCGAGGCGCGATCCGGCGAACGCCCGCTGCTCGTCGCCGTCGACGTGTACCCGGGCGGCGACGTGGCGGCGATCGTCCGTCGCATCGGCGATGCGCTCCCGGGCGTCGACGTGATCGACCTCGAAGACGCCGCCGCGCTGCCGACGGCCCAGCTCGACGCGCTCATCGGGCGCAACCTCACCGACGACCGGGTCTTCGGCGTCATGAGCCACTTCACGGTCGACGAGTTCTACGACCCCGAGCTCGTCGCGGCCCTCCGCGGCCGGCTCGCCGTGCGCACGACCCCGACCATCGTCGTCGGCTGGGGCGCGGATGCCGCGGTCGAACGCGGCGCCGACGCGCTCGTGCTCGTCGACCTCGCGCGCTGGGAGATCCAGCAGCGCCAGCGCGCCGGCGCCACGAACTGGCGTGCCGACAATGGCGGCGAAGACGCGCTGCGCAAGTACAAGCGCGGGTTCTTCGTCGAGTGGCGTGCCGCCGACCGCCACAAGCGCACGCTCTTCGACCGGGTCGACCTGCTCGTCGACGGCAACGCTTCGCTCGGGAGCGCCGGGGCGGTCGAGGGCGACGCGTTCCGCGGTGCGCTCGCCGCGGCATCCGCTGCGCCCTTCCGGGTCGTGCCGTTCTTCGACCCCGGCGTCTGGGGCGGCCAGTGGATGAAGAGCACGCTCGACCTCGACCCCTCGGCGAGCAACTACGCGTGGTGCTTCGACTGCGTGCCCGAAGAGAACTCGCTGCTGCTCGAGGCCGGCGGGCGGGTCGTGGAGATCCCCGCGCTCGACCTCGTGCTCATGCACCCGCGGGCGCTGCTCGGCGAGAAGACGTTCGCACGCTTCGGCGCCGAGTTCCCCATCCGCTTCGACTTCCTCGACACGATGGGCGGCGGCAACCTCTCGCTGCAGGTGCATCCGCTCACCGACTACATCCACGACACCTTCGGCATGTCCTACACGCAGGACGAGAGCTACTACCTGCTGGATGCCGCCGATGACGCGGTCGTGTACCTCGGCGTGAAGACCGGGGTCGATCCCGACGAGATGGTCGGGGCGCTCCGTGCGGCGACCGACGGGGAGCACCCGTTCGACGCCGAGCGCTACGTCAACGTCTTCCCGGCGAAGAAGCACGACCACTTCGCGATCCCCGCGGGCACCGTGCACTGCTCGGGCGCCGACTCGATGGTCCTCGAGATCTCGGCGACGCCGTTCATCTTCACCTTCAAGCTCTGGGACTGGGGCCGGGTCGGCCTCGACGGCGTCCCGCGACCGGTGCACCTCGACCACGGCGAGCGCAACATCCAGTGGGAGCGCGACACCGAGTGGGTCGAGCGGAACCTCGTGGGCCAGGTCGAGGAGCTCCGGCGCGAGCCGGGCCTCGTCGAGGAGCGCACCGGGCTGCACGAGCTCGAGTTCATCGAGGTACGCCGGCACTGGTTCCACGACGAGGCCGCCCACGACACCGACGGCACGGTCAACGTGCTGAACCTCGTGGAAGGCGACGAGGTCGAGGTCGTCAGCCCGACCGGCGCCTTCGAGCCGTACCTCGTGCACTATGCCGAGACCTTCATCGTTCCGGCCGCGGTCGGGCCGTACGTGGTCCGGCGCACCGCGCGCTCACGCAGTGAACGCTTCGGCACCGTCAAGGCGTACGTGCGCGGGACCGGCACGACCGACAACTGA